From Salvelinus namaycush isolate Seneca chromosome 24, SaNama_1.0, whole genome shotgun sequence, one genomic window encodes:
- the epm2a gene encoding laforin: protein MLYRFGVILTPECPDVEVFVLGSRPEMGHWDPNNAVLMKRTQVVLSMREPCLWIADVHLAEPCQESLWLKFIKRVGGNFIWEGNGSHHDRCCVYDQSNLVDGVYCHPIGHWIEETGHTDEMKHTTDFYFGVAGQQAMHFNRVLPRVFLGSCPRQVEHVTLKLKEELGVTAVMNFQTEGDMVNNSSGCRRDPGQEMTPETMMHLYRDCGLAYVWIPTPDMSTEGRTRVLPQAVFLLHGLLENGHTVYVHCNAGVGRSTAAVCGLLMYVLGWSKRKVQYFVTARRAAVYIDEEALVNAQEDFMQKFGRLRTSVCYPQT, encoded by the exons ATGTTATACAGGTTCGGCGTCATTCTCACTCCGGAGTGCCCGGACGTAGAGGTGTTTGTGTTAGGGTCCCGTCCGGAGATGGGTCACTGGGACCCAAACAATGCGGTTCTGATGAAACGGACGCAGGTGGTTTTGTCCATGCGCGAACCTTGCCTCTGGATCGCCGACGTGCATCTGGCAGAACCGTGCCAAGAGAGCCTGTGGTTGAAGTTCATCAAACGAGTGGGGGGCAATTTCATCTGGGAAG GCAACGGTTCCCACCACGACAGATGTTGTGTGTACGACCAGAGCAACCTGGTGGACGGGGTGTACTGCCACCCTATTGGCCACTGGATCGAGGAGACAGGTCATACGGACGAGATGAAGCACACGACTGACTTCTACTTTGGTGTGGCCGGCCAGCAGGCCATGCATTTCAACAG AGTCCTGCCCCGGGTGTTTCTGGGTAGCTGCCCTCGCCAGGTGGAGCATGTGACCCTCAAGCTGAAGGAAGAGCTGGGTGTTACCGCAGTGATGAACTTTCAGACGGAGGGGGATATGGTCAACAACTCGTCCGGCTGCCGCCGCGACCCCGGGCAAGAAATGACCCCAGAGACCATGATGCACCTGTACAGGGACTGTGGCCTGGCGTACGTGTGGATCCCAACACCAGACATGAGCACTGAag GCCGGACTAGGGTGCTTCCCCAGGCTGTCTTCCTGCTGCACGGTCTCCTGGAGAACGGTCACACGGTCTACGTTCACTGTAACGCTGGCGTTGGGCGCTCCACCGCAGCCGTGTGCGGTCTTCTCATGTACGTCCTGGGCTGGAGCAAGAGGAAGGTGCAGTACTTTGTCACAGCCAGGAGGGCGGCGGTGTACATCGACGAGGAGGCACTGGTAAATGCCCAGGAGGACTTCATGCAGAAGTTTGGACGCCTGCGCACCTCTGTTTGCTACCCGCAAACATGA